The DNA segment ctaaaaattgagagttagaaatcatttttctttatctcttcaaaattgAGAGCATTAGTAgcaacctgttgtaagtaatctattgtgaatagattaacttgtttataggatttcatatgaataaaatcctcttgattcaaaccttcgtttgaagtcatctttttgtaaaatcttctcctcaacaaaaaaaagcatgaattaacgaataatattatgtctgaataattaacctaagactttgataccatttttgcACATAATTCTTTATACTGCAAATGAGCACAAAATCTCCAAATTCAAGCATAAAACCTTTACAAGTTAAAGCATAGAACCTATAGATTTTAAGCATAGATTAGCATAAATCCAGcacaagaattaaatattaaaatattcaagtttggtggtcctagggagttaTAGTAAATAATCTTTTGCCTAGGGAGTCATAATAAAGTTAGGAAGGGTATTAGGGATTTTAGGACAAttcactcatatatatatatatatatatatatataaaaattataatacatGCAAGTCATCATTATATCTTTGGAAaacaaaaacacacacacacacaacattTTACTTGTCTgttctaaatataaatattacattttgtttttttatatgtCTAAGATATATAGTCTGCTTTTCATATAtacttaatattattttctctattttttaaatatatttttattatcaaatatatcaactaatttttattatcatattaaaaacaatttaaaaataacggatattataataaatattatatttatatattcaattattctTCAGAAAAGGTATAATTTATCATAAGATTTATATCGATATAAGATCTatcaatattcatgaaaaatataaacaatttatttttgaaaattattgattagttttttcaaaaatcattaataatatcaataaagatatatctatatatattcaTGTAGAATATTGATATAAAATGTAGAGATTTTTTCAATACGTTttgaacaatattaaataaGATTTATTGATTTAAAATATCCATGTTTCTCGAAACAAtgtatattataataaattttatattaatatattcaATTATGTTTCAGAAAatgtataattaataaaatttatatcgATATAAGATCTCAATATTCATGAAGAATATtgacaaaatataaacaatctatcaataattttgaaaattattgatTAGGTTTATCAACAATCATTAATAATATCAATAAAGATATATCGATAAATATTCATGTAGAATGTTGATTTAAAATCTAAAGATTTTTAAATATGTCttgaacaatattaaataaGATTTATTGATTTTAAATATTCATGTTTCTCGAACAACgcatattataataaatattatatttatatattcaattatatTCCATAAAATGTATAATTCATAAGTTTTATATCGATATAAGATCTATCAATACTCATGAAAAATATtgacaaaatataaacaatctatcaatatttttgaaaattattgattaggtttatcaacaatcatgaataatatcaataaacatatatctatatatattaatgtagaatattgatttaaaatctaaaagtgaataaaatgtaaattttgagttataataaaaattaagctacaaatttaaaatataaaaaataattaaaacatcaaattttttataattaataatgaattaattataataaataattattgttattttcaatttatgatcaataaaatattataagttTTTGTCGTGTAGTATaataagtttttatttaaaaaattaattaatatgattttaattctcgtgagattttgtaattaaaattcaaagaaatatgaaaaataaaatttttattttattttattttaaaagggTGTATTGGTtcttaaaaatagaaaaaatatgtttgtatatatattatttttaatgatgatttaattgatgGGTGATCCTTTTTTAAAGCGGGCAATGGGGCCCCTGCTACTTCCGATCTTATACATTATAATGAAGCGATATTATAAGAATAATCCGGTTATATTAAGATGGCCATTATACGCCCTTTCCTATTATTATTGCCAACAAGAAGATACGTCTCAACCCCAAGGTCATTCCGTATGGAGCCGTCGTTTTTATTAATCCCGTCCCCTACTTCTTCATCCCGACTCCCTAGTCGGAAATGGAGTGCAGCCACCGTCCTCCTGCATCCGGGGTCTTTGTATCAGATCTAATATAACTAATATTTATGTGGCTAGTGTATAgactattttaatataaatgaaATAAATGTGAAAATGTCCATCCAAATATTTATGTTCAACTAAATACAATTATGGAAATTTTATTGTTGTACATTTGCCTTTAATTATTGTACTTAATAAAATTCCATGGAGTTTTTAAAAGTTCATAGACATTTTGAATACCTTTAAACTTTTGTAGAGTTTCTAAAAGTCAAGTTTGAATACCACATGACTTTTTAAAATTCTACAAATGTTCATCTTGAATACCACTAAACTTTTGTGGAGTATGTAAAAGTTTACATTGAATACCTCTAGACTTTTAAACtccataaaagtcattaaaagtaTACAACCAATACACcccctaaatatttttaaatatgtcTTGAACAATATTAATaagatttattaattttaaatattcatGTTTCTCGAAGAATagatattttaataaatattatatttatatattcaattatgTTCCAAAAAAAGTATAattcataatatttatattgaaataagaTCTATCAATATTAATGAAgaatattgaaaaaatataaacaatctatcaatatttttgaaaattattgatTAGATTTATCACCAATTATGAATaatatcaataaatatatatctatatatattcaTGTAGAATATTGATTTAAAATCTAAAGATTTTCAATATGTTTTGATCAATATTAAATAAGATCCATTGATTTTAAATATTCATATTTCTCAAAAAAcgcatattatatttatatattcaattatgTTCCAGAAAAGGTATAATTAATGAGATTTATATCGATATAATATCTATCAATATTCAAGAAGAATATtgacaaaatataaaaaatctatcaatatttttgaaaattattgatTAGGTTTATCAAGAATCATGAATAAATCAATAaagatatatctatatatattcatctagaatattgatttaaaatataaaGATTTTTCAATATCTCTTGAACAatgttaaataatatttattgattttaaATATTCATGTTTCTCGATGAACgcatattataataaatattatatttatatattcaattatgttccaaaaaaatataattcataAGATTTATATCGATATAAGATCTATCGATATTCATAAagattattgaaaaaaaaaaaaacaatctatcaatatttttggaaattatTCATTAGGTTTATCAGCAATCATAAATAATATCAATGAagatatatctatatatgtatTTATGTAGAATATTGATTTAAAATCTAAAGCTTTTTCAATATGTCttgaacaatattaaataaGATTTATTGATTTTAAATATTCATGTTTCTCAAAGaacaaatattataataaatagtATATTCATGTATCCATTGGGCCTAGTGATGATTGTAATCATATGGATTTCTACcttattttttttgagaaatGAACTTTTATTAATCATTGTAAATCATGTTGTAACAAGGAGCAAATGGGATTTCTAGCTGTTGAAAAAAGTTGGATATTTGCTATTTTTCTTGGAACGTTTAGTCGGGTTTCTTTTTTGGTTACAAGAAATTGTATTTTCGAATTTGGTGGAGTAATGTATGGttttttattacaaaaaaattgtgggatatttgaattaaaatttaaaattggaagttaaattaaataagaggccggagatgtatatatatatgttgtgtatttatatatatttagcgAACCGAGTTTGACCAATATAAAATAAGAGTGTTGACTTAACCATGTCCCtttacttttattatttaagaGTAATAATCAATTTTCATGTGAAGGTAAGTAAATGTATGCATACACCTTTTAACTTCCCCTGTTTCTTATACTAATTTTTTTACTTAGCTACAGCCAGCAGGGCCAAATCCCAAGTTCCCACCAGCAACATCATACACCACTTCCAGTGTCTTCTGCTGAGTGTTTCCAAATATCCCAACATCAGTGGCGGCGTTGTTCGCCGCGAAAGCAAGGCACACCACAGATGGCTTCGCCACGATGAGGATCCCCTGTGGAGCCAAATCAACCACCACATTGCCGCCGAAGGTGAAAGCCACCTTTGGAACAGTCACGGCTGTGGAATTGCTCACGTCGAAGCAAGTGTCGAGGATCGAAAATGCCGGTGCGCTCGGGTAGTACCTGCTCATTGCCTGCTTGAAGGTCGAGCTCAGCACGCTGTACGCTGCGGGCGGGAGTCGTGTTATGACAGTGCCGGAGTCTATAATGGTTCCAGCAATCTTGAAAACGGACTGGCCGATGGGTAGCTGGCGACCGCCGACGGATATAGCGATTATGTCGATGAAGTAGAAGGATGCGCCCCGCTGTGAGCTAGCGAACGGGGTGAATCTTACGTTCTTTAAGCTGGAAGCACTTTTGCCTAGTGACAAGTGTCCTGTTAAGCTTGAAATTGATGGAAGGCAATAAGAGAAGTATTTGCCATATTTTGGAGCTGTTTGGGAGACTAGTGATAAAGGGTCTCTGCCTAAGCCTATGATTCCTGAAGTGCCGCCAAACAATCCTTCGTTGTCTTGGCCGCAGCCAAACAGGAAATTCGGTATCACATCAGTTGGTGACAGAGTCAGTTTATCGCTGCTAAAGTATCCGACTGAGAAGGACGAATCGCCGTATTGTATCAAGTATATGCACGTAGAGCCAGAACGACAGCCGGGGGTGTTTCCTGTGGCCGATGAGAGTTGAGAGCATTTAGCGGAAGTGCATGATATATTCGAGTACGTGCTCGATTTCGAAGGGTCGAAGATTGGATCTTGTTGTTGGTAGCAAGACCGGATGCAGGGCTGGCACTGAGTCCACGTCAGGTCGCTACCGGTGTCGAAGACGAGGGATAGGGTCCTTGCCGGGGTCCCAAGGCCAATGCTCACCAAGTAGTTCCCGGAACCGAGGGTTCGGCCGGATTTCGCGGGTAGGTCGACTTTGTTTTCATCGATTCTGTTTGTGTTCGATTTTGGAGCTAGTCGGACATGGATCGAGTCCACCCTGGATTGATCGTCGGAAAAGACTTCGCTTAGGGATGGCACTGTGGCGGCGCTATTTTCTTTACCTTGTCGGAAACATGGACCGTGCCGGTGAAAAACTTTGAGCGTTGATTCCCTCTTGTTGAGACCTGTTTCATTACAGACATGAAATCTAGATCAACATATAGCAAATGTTGTTCAATTCTTGCCTAGATTTCACGTTCAATGTCAATTTCTGAATGGATAAATAAAACTAGTAAATAgaggataaaatatatttaaaaattatatattaatatttagaACATTAAAGTAAATCTTTTCCCGATAAAATATAATCCCTTCGTCCCAATTATAATGTTCATGTTTCCTTTTttatttgtcccaaatatatagtcatataccataattagtaatatttttttacactcaTTTCCTAAcatacccctattaactacaccttaaAAATTGtgtaatcattttttaatacattaaatagagataaaatagaaagtttatataaaatttgatttcctaataaatttttcttaatttatgtgaaaatccaaaaaaagatattatatataggacGGAGTGAGTATAAACCAAGGTTTTTGGATTTTTGCTCACCATATTTGTCCACTTGTAAAACAATAAGCTACATGTATAAAGTTTTATATAAGCATGCACCTGTCCCATCTATTTGCTTGGGTGTCAATATAACATTGCTCCCAATAAAAGAGCAAATTTCTTCACCATTTCctctaaaaattaaaaaataagcaAATTAATCCTCCTCCGTaatcaactttttttttcttactaatAAATAGTTTTAGTTTTTACACCTCATGGTGAtgcaataaaatttgattatatcTTTATATGCTATTGTTTGGGTACCCACAAACTGGAAAATCGGTTTGAACTAcccaaaaaaaatctaatacaCACACTCTTTGATATAATCACTCGCCCAATTTACTGATCCCTCCTAGTCAAGAGGAAATTTATAATTGCTTGATAAATGAACCTTAAGAAAGGCATGTTTCTGATTATGTTTCGTTAAAAAAACGATCCTATGAAAAAAATCATGATGATCAAAAGCGAAACGGATCAACCAAACTTATATGAAACTCGTCGTTGCTCTCGAATGTTGATTGATCACCTTGTGATCGATGACGATCATCTACAAATGTAATCTTtcgatatatataaatatatatatttggagtCAAATATTTTCGTAAATTGTCCACTCTTATTTGAACTTAAGCATGGCTAGCTAAAACTTCGATATATATCATTATCACTGATGCAGGGACTGGAATTTCGAAACCATAAGCACACgaaacacataaaaaataaataaattaacataCTAAGAAGATATAAAAAATTAGGTAAAGAAAATAATTGTGACCTTTGGTTGTCGGGGGATCAGTGCAGGCAGAAGCTGGTAAAAGGGAGCTTAATTGAACAGTGTGAAAATGGGTTTTAGAGGCAGATTTTGGCCCCTGCAAAGCATGAATTTGGCTTGAAAAACACCAAAGAAAAATgaggaaaagtgaagaaaataatTTCATAGTGAGAGTGGTAGCAAAGCACGCTTGTGGACTTGTGATGGGATGTATTAGGTAACTATCTTTCTTGTTTAAATAGAATATATTTCAACAAAAACCCACGTCACCCTCTCGTGCAAGTTTGTGCTTAATTACTATTGTTTCTGTGTATTTCTCGTcatctttaatttaatttaatttaattgcttGGCTTTTGAATATGGACGATAGGTAGGGCAGTTTGGTTTTTTTGGGCTATTTATTCATTAATGTTCTCTGTGTCAAAATCGTGGGATGTTTATGATATTGCACAATTTTTagtcaaaaattttatcatgtcCTAAAAAACCCCATACCAAAATGTAATTTGGtccaaataaaacaaatttgttTAG comes from the Henckelia pumila isolate YLH828 chromosome 1, ASM3356847v2, whole genome shotgun sequence genome and includes:
- the LOC140860913 gene encoding aspartyl protease family protein At5g10770-like: MKLFSSLFLIFLWCFSSQIHALQGPKSASKTHFHTVQLSSLLPASACTDPPTTKGLNKRESTLKVFHRHGPCFRQGKENSAATVPSLSEVFSDDQSRVDSIHVRLAPKSNTNRIDENKVDLPAKSGRTLGSGNYLVSIGLGTPARTLSLVFDTGSDLTWTQCQPCIRSCYQQQDPIFDPSKSSTYSNISCTSAKCSQLSSATGNTPGCRSGSTCIYLIQYGDSSFSVGYFSSDKLTLSPTDVIPNFLFGCGQDNEGLFGGTSGIIGLGRDPLSLVSQTAPKYGKYFSYCLPSISSLTGHLSLGKSASSLKNVRFTPFASSQRGASFYFIDIIAISVGGRQLPIGQSVFKIAGTIIDSGTVITRLPPAAYSVLSSTFKQAMSRYYPSAPAFSILDTCFDVSNSTAVTVPKVAFTFGGNVVVDLAPQGILIVAKPSVVCLAFAANNAATDVGIFGNTQQKTLEVVYDVAGGNLGFGPAGCS